CGCCAGGAAAAGAAAAACGACTATAGCCAGGGAATTAAATACTTTGATCCTCATAATCTGCGGATTATCTTTTTTATCGGGCGCAAGAGCACGAACATAACAATCGAGGTGTATAACGCGCCCAGGATGGAAACGCGGAAAAATACCGGATATGACACGAGATCGTTCATATACACCGATAACAACCTGACCAATCCGTCATAAACTATCGAGGATAGAAAAACGACCACGCTGCAGGATGTATTATTCTCGATGGTCAGGCGTTTGTTGAGCTGGATGATCAGGAAAGCCACCACCGGAAAGAACAGCGAGCTCATCCCGAAGCTGCCGGCGGTAAAGACATCCTTGAGGATGCCGGCAAAAAGGCTGAAAAACAAAGCCCAGCCGAATTCAAAATATATCCCGGCGACGACCACGCTGATCAACAACAGGTCGGGCTTGACCCCGAATAAGCGCAAAGGCTCCGAGATACCGACCTGGATGAACGCCAGCCCCAGGATCAACAGCGAAAATCTCAAATTCCTCATGGAATGATCACCAGCACTTCTTCCAGAGCAGACAGATTCACCGCCGGTTTGATCACCGCGAAACTGGCCAGGCCGGAATATTCCCGGCTGATATCGGTGACCGTGCCGATCAATATGCCTTTCGGGTATATATCCGTGAGCCCCGAAGTAAGCACCGGATCGCCAACCTTGACGTCGCAATCCTTAGGCAGGTATTTCATCAAAAGAGAGCCCCCCAGCGATCCGCAAACCAGCCCTTCCTGCCGGCTGCGCTGATCTATCGCTGAAACGCTCAAGGACGAATCAGTAAGAAGCATTACCTTGCAGTAATTGGAATCGACCTCCACCACCCTGCCGGCCAGGCCCAGGAAATTTATGCAGACAAACCCTTTGCGGATCCCGGAATCAAGCCCTTTATTAATGATAATGGAAGAGGACCAGTTAGACGGGTCCCTGCCGATCACCCGGGCGGCGATCACTTTATAATCCAGGCTGCGCTTTATCGACAGCAGTTCTTCCAGCCTCTTATTCTCCTGGTAAACCTCGGCGGAATCATATACCTTCTTGCGCAAAAAATCCAACTCAGCACTGAGCCTCTGCGCCTGGACCATATTCCGGTGGTAAAAAACCATCCCGGACAATTCGCGGCCCACGGCGCTAAAGACACTTACCGGATACGCGAGGACATTCAATAAAGGCCGTCTGACTGAAGGGATAATGCTGGAAAGCAAAACAAGGAAAGAAATACCTGTTACCGCGAGGATTATGCTTTTATTTTTGGCTTTAAACACATCTTTTTAGAAATGCAGTTCGGATTTAACCGGAACAGTCACACGTTTAAGGTAATGCATCTCATCCAGGACCTTGCCCGTGCCGCAGACCACTGCGGTAAGCGGGTCATCTGCCACATGCACCGGCAACCCGGTCTCCTCGGATATCAATTTATCTATGCCTTTCAGGAGCGAACCGCCTCCGGCCATGACAATGCCGTGCTCGATCAAGTCGGCGGATAATTCCGGCGGCGTCCTTTCCAAAGACATCTTGGTCGCTTCAAGTATCGCGCGCAAAGGCTCCTGCAAAGCGCCCCTGATCTCTTCTGATGTGATAGTCACCGCTTTAGGCAATCCGGTGACCAGATCGCGCCCCTTGACCTCCATAGGCAGCTCTTCTTCCAAAGGATAGGCTGAACCTATCTTCATCTTTATCTGTTCAGCGGTACGTTCGCCGATCATCAGGTTATAGGTTTTTTTCAGGTATTCGATTATGGCCTGATCCATCTCGTCGCCGCCAATGCGTATGGACTTGGAAAAAACTATGCCGGCAAGCGAAATGACCGCGATCTCCGTGGTCCCGCCTCCGATATCGATTATCATATTGCCTATCGGCTCCTGTATGGGCAGGCCCACGCCGATCGCCGCCGCCATCGGCTCTTCGATCAAAAAGACC
This is a stretch of genomic DNA from Candidatus Omnitrophota bacterium. It encodes these proteins:
- a CDS encoding rod shape-determining protein produces the protein MGKLKKLIGNIFNYILGLLPNDIGIDLGTASTLIYVKGEGVVLCEPSVVAVVRGTSHVLAVGEEAKRMLGRTPGNIVAIRPMKDGVIADFEITETMLRMFIEKVHHRRFRVRPRILIAIPSGITEVEKRAVKESAERAGSREVFLIEEPMAAAIGVGLPIQEPIGNMIIDIGGGTTEIAVISLAGIVFSKSIRIGGDEMDQAIIEYLKKTYNLMIGERTAEQIKMKIGSAYPLEEELPMEVKGRDLVTGLPKAVTITSEEIRGALQEPLRAILEATKMSLERTPPELSADLIEHGIVMAGGGSLLKGIDKLISEETGLPVHVADDPLTAVVCGTGKVLDEMHYLKRVTVPVKSELHF
- the mreD gene encoding rod shape-determining protein MreD, encoding MRNLRFSLLILGLAFIQVGISEPLRLFGVKPDLLLISVVVAGIYFEFGWALFFSLFAGILKDVFTAGSFGMSSLFFPVVAFLIIQLNKRLTIENNTSCSVVVFLSSIVYDGLVRLLSVYMNDLVSYPVFFRVSILGALYTSIVMFVLLRPIKKIIRRL
- the mreC gene encoding rod shape-determining protein MreC, whose product is MFKAKNKSIILAVTGISFLVLLSSIIPSVRRPLLNVLAYPVSVFSAVGRELSGMVFYHRNMVQAQRLSAELDFLRKKVYDSAEVYQENKRLEELLSIKRSLDYKVIAARVIGRDPSNWSSSIIINKGLDSGIRKGFVCINFLGLAGRVVEVDSNYCKVMLLTDSSLSVSAIDQRSRQEGLVCGSLGGSLLMKYLPKDCDVKVGDPVLTSGLTDIYPKGILIGTVTDISREYSGLASFAVIKPAVNLSALEEVLVIIP